The proteins below are encoded in one region of Oreochromis niloticus isolate F11D_XX linkage group LG6, O_niloticus_UMD_NMBU, whole genome shotgun sequence:
- the uchl1 gene encoding ubiquitin carboxyl-terminal hydrolase isozyme L1 (The RefSeq protein has 2 substitutions compared to this genomic sequence) — protein MEWTPMEINPEMLNKMMGKLGVGESWRFVDVLGLEGEQLSSVPKPCCALMLLFPLTQQHETFRAQQADKVSGGSEAYFLKQTAVNSCGTIALLHAVANNKDKMTFDGASALKKFLDETANMSPDDRAKHLEKNQAIFDAHNEIAAQGQCRPEADKVNFHFIAFVNVNGQLYEFDGKINGPVNHGHTKEESFVMDAAKVCRGFMEREKGEVRFSAVALCQN, from the exons ATGGAGTGGACCCCGATGGAAATCAATCCGGAG ATGCTGAACAAG ATGATGGGAAAGCTGGGCGTTGGTGAAAGCTGGCGCTTCGTCGACGTGCTGGGGCTGGAGGGTGAGCAGCTCTCCTCCGTGCCGAAGCCGTGCTGTGCCTTGATGTTGCTCTTCCCCTTAACGCAACAG CATGAGTCTTTCAGAGCTCAGCAAGCTGATAAGGTTTCAGGAGGTTCTGAGGCTTATTTCTTGAAGCAGACAGCAGTCAATTCCTGTGGCACCATcgccctgctgcatgctgtggccaacaacaaagacaaaatgacTTTTG atgGTGCCTCTGCCTTGAAGAAATTTCTGGATGAGACAGCAAATATGTCTCCTGATGACCGTGCCAAACATCTGGAGAAAAACCAG GCAATCTTTGATGCTCACAATGAGATTGCTGCACAAGGCCAGTGTCGG CCAGAAGCCGATAAAGTCAACTTCCACTTTATTGCCTTTGTCAATGTAAATGGACAGCTGTATGAATTTG ATGGGAAAATAAATGGACCAGTGAACCACGGTCCTACCAAAGAGGAGTCCTTTGTAATG GATGCAGCCAAAGTGTGCCGTGGATTTATGGAGAGGGAGAAAGGTGAAGTGCGCTTCTCTGCGGTGGCTCTCTGTCAGAATTAA
- the anxa5b gene encoding annexin A5b isoform X1 has protein sequence MLQANRGTVKPSTNFNASADAEVLHKAMKGLGTNEDAILQLVTARSNAQRQEIKASYKTLYGKDLIGDLKGELGGKFETLIVALMTSPITYDVTSLHNAIKGAGTDEKVLVEILASRTSQQVKQIVAAYKQEYDHDLEKDITGDTSGHFQRLLVILLQANRQTGIQAESIESDAQALFKAGEQKFGTDEQSFVTILGNRSAEHLRKVFDAYMKLSGYEIEESIKRETSGNLKDLLLAVVKCARSVPAYFAETLYYAMKGSGTDDNTLIRVMVTRSEADLLDIRAQFRRLFACSLHSMIKGDTSGDYRKALLALCGGDDA, from the exons ATGTTGCAGGCCAACAGAGGAACCGTAAAACCCAGCACAAATTTCAACGCCAGTGCGGACGCAGAGGTCCTGCATAAGGCCATGAAAGGCCTGG GGACCAACGAGGATGCCATCTTGCAGCTGGTCACGGCTCGCAGCAACGCCCAGAGGCAGGAGATCAAGGCCAGCTACAAAACTCTGTATGGCAAG GACCTGATAGGTGACCTGAAAGGAGAGCTGGGCGGGAAATTTGAGACGCTGATTGTGGCTCTGATGACTTCACCCATTACTTATGATGTGACATCACTTCACAATGCAATCAAG GGGGCAGGGACAGATGAGAAAGTGCTGGTGGAGATCCTTGCCTCCAGAACATCTCAGCAGGTGAAGCAAATCGTCGCTGCCTACAAACAGG AGTATGATCACGACCTGGAGAAAGATATAACGGGTGACACTTCAGGTCACTTCCAGAGACTTCTGGTTATTCTTCTTCAG GCAAACAGGCAGACGGGGATCCAGGCGGAAAGCATCGAGAGTGACGCTCAG gcCCTGTTCAAGGCTGGAGAGCAGAAGTTTGGCACTGATGAACAATCTTTTGTTACCATCCTGGGTAACCGGAGTGCAGAACACCTCAGGAAAG TATTCGACGCTTACATGAAGCTGTCTGGATATGAGATTGAGGAGAGTATCAAGAGAGAAACATCTGGAAACCTGAAGGACCTCCTCCTTGCCGTTG TGAAGTGTGCCAGAAGTGTTCCTGCCTACTTTGCTGAAACCCTGTACTACGCCATGAAG GGTTCAGGCACTGACGATAACACCCTGATCAGAGTGATGGTGACTCGCAGTGAGGCGGACCTGTTGGACATCAGAGCTCAGTTCAGGAGGCTGTTCGCTTGCTCTCTGCATTCGATGATCAAG GGAGACACCAGCGGTGACTACCGTAAGGCATTACTTGCGCTCTGTGGCGGTGATGATGCGTAA
- the anxa5b gene encoding annexin A10 produces the protein MANRGTVKPSTNFNASADAEVLHKAMKGLGTNEDAILQLVTARSNAQRQEIKASYKTLYGKDLIGDLKGELGGKFETLIVALMTSPITYDVTSLHNAIKGAGTDEKVLVEILASRTSQQVKQIVAAYKQEYDHDLEKDITGDTSGHFQRLLVILLQANRQTGIQAESIESDAQALFKAGEQKFGTDEQSFVTILGNRSAEHLRKVFDAYMKLSGYEIEESIKRETSGNLKDLLLAVVKCARSVPAYFAETLYYAMKGSGTDDNTLIRVMVTRSEADLLDIRAQFRRLFACSLHSMIKGDTSGDYRKALLALCGGDDA, from the exons ATG GCCAACAGAGGAACCGTAAAACCCAGCACAAATTTCAACGCCAGTGCGGACGCAGAGGTCCTGCATAAGGCCATGAAAGGCCTGG GGACCAACGAGGATGCCATCTTGCAGCTGGTCACGGCTCGCAGCAACGCCCAGAGGCAGGAGATCAAGGCCAGCTACAAAACTCTGTATGGCAAG GACCTGATAGGTGACCTGAAAGGAGAGCTGGGCGGGAAATTTGAGACGCTGATTGTGGCTCTGATGACTTCACCCATTACTTATGATGTGACATCACTTCACAATGCAATCAAG GGGGCAGGGACAGATGAGAAAGTGCTGGTGGAGATCCTTGCCTCCAGAACATCTCAGCAGGTGAAGCAAATCGTCGCTGCCTACAAACAGG AGTATGATCACGACCTGGAGAAAGATATAACGGGTGACACTTCAGGTCACTTCCAGAGACTTCTGGTTATTCTTCTTCAG GCAAACAGGCAGACGGGGATCCAGGCGGAAAGCATCGAGAGTGACGCTCAG gcCCTGTTCAAGGCTGGAGAGCAGAAGTTTGGCACTGATGAACAATCTTTTGTTACCATCCTGGGTAACCGGAGTGCAGAACACCTCAGGAAAG TATTCGACGCTTACATGAAGCTGTCTGGATATGAGATTGAGGAGAGTATCAAGAGAGAAACATCTGGAAACCTGAAGGACCTCCTCCTTGCCGTTG TGAAGTGTGCCAGAAGTGTTCCTGCCTACTTTGCTGAAACCCTGTACTACGCCATGAAG GGTTCAGGCACTGACGATAACACCCTGATCAGAGTGATGGTGACTCGCAGTGAGGCGGACCTGTTGGACATCAGAGCTCAGTTCAGGAGGCTGTTCGCTTGCTCTCTGCATTCGATGATCAAG GGAGACACCAGCGGTGACTACCGTAAGGCATTACTTGCGCTCTGTGGCGGTGATGATGCGTAA